The Halopelagius inordinatus genomic interval CGCCGGTGCCGGGTTGGTCGTCGCTCTGAAGGCGTTCTTCGGCGAACCGCGGCCGTCGGTGGACGTCGCGGCCATCCCCGCGTCCGGGTTCGCGTTCCCGAGCGGACACGCGACGATGTCGACTGTCGCCTACGGCCTGCTGGCGTACGACCTGCGGAAGAGCACGTGGCGCGTGCGGTTCGCCGCCGCCGCAGTGGTCGTCTCTCTCATCTCGCTCTCTCGGGTCGTTTTGGGCGTTCACTACGTGAGAGACGTCGTCGCGGGCGTCCTGTTCGGGTCGCTGTTCCTGCTCGGCGGGCTATCGCTGACGAAACACGTCCCGCGCAAGGCGTTCTGGTTGGCCGCCGCAGTCGGCACCGTCGCCCTCGCCGTCAGCGGAGGCAGCGGAGACGGACTGGCCGTCTTCGGCGCGTCGGTCGGCGGGGCCCTGACGTGGGAACTTCTCGATGGCTACCCGTCTGTCGGGTCGCGCCGCGGTCGCGCCGTCCTCGTCGTCGGCGTCCTCCCCCTCCTCGCAGTCGTCGGGTACGTGGCGACGCGACTCAGTCCCCCGCCCGTCGCGGTGGTTATCCTCGCGGGCGTCGTGACGTCGGCGATACTCTCGGCTCCGAAACTCGTCAAACGCGTCGCGTAGTGCCGGGCGACCGCTCTGTCGGATTTCAGGCGACGACCCGGTTTGCGACGACGGTTCGCAGGAAGTTGGCGACGACGTCGTGACCGACGGCGGTCAGAACGCTCTCGGGGTGAAACTGCACGCACTCTATCGGGTACTCGCGGTGGCGGATACCCATCACCAAGTCGACTCCCTCGTGGTCCGTCGTCGCGGACACCTCGAAGCAGTCGGGCACCTCGGTGGCGACCAGCGAGTGATATCGTCCCGCCTGAAAGCCCTGTTCGAGACCCGCGAAGACGCCGCGTCCGTCGTGGTCGACGGGGTACGCCTTGCCGTGGATGGGTTCCGGCGCGTGGCCGACGGTGCCGCCGTAGGCGTACACCGCGGCTTCGAGTCCGAGACAGACGCCGAGCGTCGGAACCTCCGTCGAGAGCGTCGTCAACACCTCCGTCGTCACGCCCACGTCGCGGTCGTTCTTCGGGTGGCCCGGCCCCGGACTGATGACTATCGCGTCCGGGTCGAGGCTCCGAATCTCCTCGATAGAGGCGGTGTTCTTCCGGACGACCACCTCGACGGGGTCGCCATCGATTCTGCGCTCGGAGAAGTACTCGACGAGGTTGTACGTGAACGAATCGTAGTTGTCCACGACGAGAAGTCGCAGCGTCATCGGGGGACCCCCCCGGCCGCCGCGGACTCGTCGGGTTCGCGTTCGATTCGCTCGACTGCGGCGAGGACGCCCCGCATCTTCTGTTCTGTCTCCTCGTACTCGGAGGTGGGGTCGCTGTCGGCGACGATGCCCGCCCCCGCCCTGACCGTGATGGTGTCCTCGTCGGCCCCTCGTCGGACCGTCGCGGTGCGGATGACGATCGCGAAGTCGGCGTCGCCGGACCACGAGTAGTAGCCGACGCCGCCGCCGTAGACGCCGCGGGGCGTCAGTTCGAGCTCGTCGATTATCTCCATGGCGCGCACCTTCGGCGCGCCCGTGAGCGTCCCCGCGGGGAACGTCGCCCGGGTGGCGTCGAAGGCGTCGTTCTCGGCCGCCAACCGCCCGGTGACGGTCGATTCGATGTGTTGAACGTGGCTGTACTTCAGGACGTTCATGAACTCCTCGACGCGGACGCTTCCGGGTTCCGAGACGCGGCGCACGTCGTTGCGCGCGAGGTCCACGAGCATCGTGTGCTCGGAGCGTTCCTTCGCGTCCGCGAGCATCTCGCCGGCGAGGCGGCGGTCCTCGACCGGACTCGTCCCCCGGGCGCACGTCCCCGCGATGGGGTTCGAGACGACGCGCCGACCCCGCACGGAGACGAGCGTCTCCGGACTCGCACCGACGACGACTCGGTCGTCGTGGCGGAGCAGATACATGTACGGCGAGGGGTTGACCTCCCGAAGCGCCTCGTACAGTCCCATCGGGTCGACGGAACCGCGGAGTTCGCGCACGCGGGAGACGACGCCCTGATAGATGTCGCCGTCGAGGACGTGCTGTTTCGTCCGCCGGACGGCGTCTTCGTACTCCGCTTGCGGGCCGGCCGTCTCGCCCGACCGGACGAACCCGCCCGTCTCGGGCTCTTCGGCCGCCGCGAGCGTTTCGGCGACGGCGCGCGCCTCAGACAGCAGTTCGTCGTACACCGCGTCGGCGTCGTCGTCGGGACCGACAACGGGCGTAAACACCAGTCTGACCGTCCCCTCGGCGTGGTCGAACGAGACAGTCCGCGTCGTCAGGACGAACTCTGCGTCGGGGACCGGCGAGTCCGGGCGTTCGACGCCCACTTCTTCGAGCCAGAGGTCGTACACCGCCTCGTACGCGAGGAATCCGACGAGTCCGCCTCGGAGCCGTTGCCGTTCGTCCTCGGGAAAGCCAGCGCGCGGGAGGTTCGGGAGCGCGGTTCGCAGGTGGTCGAGGACGTCGTCGCTCGCCTCGTCCTCGCGCCGAGCGTCCGAACAGGCCTCTTCGACGACTTCGGCGGCGCGCCCGCCGAGGGTCTCTACGTCGGTTCCGTCCGGGCCGACGGTGACGACGGCTTCGGGGTCGTAGCCGACGAAGGAGTACCGCGCGTGTCTGTCGGTGTCCGCGCCCCCGTCGGCCGCGAACGCGCCGTCGGGGTCCGAGGAGGGCGTCTTCTCGGCGCTCTCCAGGAGGAAGCCGTAGTCGCTTCGGTCAGAGAGGGCGGCGTAGGCCGCAAGCGGCGACGCGGTCGGCAGGTCCGCGGTCAGGTGCGCGACGACTCGGTCGTCCCGGTCATCGAGGAGCGTCGCGAACTCCTCGCGCGACCGAGAGAGCGAGACGGTCGAAGGAGGGTCGTCGCTCACGACGTGGCCTCCTCTCTCTCGTCTCGCCCGTCGCGTCGTTCGAGGGCGTCGCCCGCCGCCGTCGCGTTTCGGACGAACGCTCGGACCGCGTCGTGGGCCTTCACGCCGCCCTCGGCTTCGACACCGCTGGCCACGTCGACGGCGTAGGGTCGGACCGTCCGGACCGCTTCGGCGACGTTGTCTGGCGTCAACCCGCCCGCGAGCGTCACGGGCGCGTTGAGCGTCTCGACCACCTCGGCCGTCGCCGCCCAGTCGTGGGTCTCGCCCGTCCCGCCCGCGCCGTCGTCGGAGACGGAATCGACGAGGACGCCGTCGACGACGTGCGCGATGGCGCGGGCGCGGGCGGACGAGTCCGGGTCGACGACTGCGACGACGCGGGCGTCCGTCTGCGCGCTGATTCGCTGGAACTCGTCCGCCTCGAAATCGCCGTGCAACTGTAGGACGTCGGGCGAGGCGGCCGCCGCGAGTTCGACCGCTCGGGTCGCGGACGACGGCATCGAGACGAGCGTCGTCGTGAGGAACGGCGGTGCGGCGTCGAACAGCGTCGAGGCGCGCGAGAGCGACACCTCGCGCGGCGTGTCCACGGTCACCTCGGAGATGACGCCGACGGCGTCCGCACCGGCGTCGTCGACGGCGCGGAGGTCAGATTCGGTCGTGACGCCGCAGACTTTCACCCGCACCACGGGTTACGCCTCCACCTCGGATTCGGCGTCGGCGTCGTCCGCGTCCGCACGGAGGTCTTCGAGTTTTGCCGCCGCCGCGTCGGAGTCGATGGCCTCGGCGGCGACGTCGACGCCCTCCGCGATGGAGTCTGCGAGTCCGGCGACGTACACCGCCGCGCCCGCGTTCGCGAGGATGATGTCCCGCTTTGGACCCGTCACGTCGCCGCGGACGATGCCGCGCAGGTCCGCCGCGTTCTCTTGGGGGGTGCCGCCGCCGACCGCTTCGACGGGCGCGGAGTCCAGCCCGATATCGACGGGCGAGAGCGTGTACTCCTCGATGGTGTCGCCGTCGACTTCGGCGACCACCGTCTCGTCGTGGAGGGCGATCTCGTCCATGCCGGATCCGTGGACGACGAGGGCGCGTTCGACGTCCATGTGCGAGAGTGCGCGCGCCAGAAGGGGGACGAGGTCGGGGTCGTAGACGCCGACAACCTGCGCTTGCGCGCCCGCGGGGTTCGTCAGGGGGCCGAGGACGTTGAACAGAGTGCGCATGCCGAGTTCCTTTCGCGGGCCGATGACGGCCTTCATCGCGGGGTGAAACACCGGTGCGAGCATGAAGCCGATGCCGTCGCGTTCGATGGCCTCCTCGACGGACGGCGGTTCGGCCTCGACGTTCACGCCCGCGACGTCGAGAACGTCCGCGCTCCCCGACGAGGAGGAGACGGAGTAGTTGCCGTGCTTTGCGACGGCCGCGCCCGCCCCGGAGGCGACTATCGCGCTGGTCGTCGAGACGTTGATGGTGTTGTAGTCGTCGCCGCCGGTGCCGCAGGTGTCGACCAGCGGTTTCCGGTCGGGTTCGATGGTCCGCGCGGCGTCGCGCATCCCCTGTGCGAATCCGGCAATCTCGCTCTCGGTCTCGCCTTTCGATCTGAGCGCCGTCAGAAGCGCACCGATCTGCGCCTCCGTCGCGTCCTCGAAGACGAGGCGTGCGGCCTCGCGAGACTGTTCGAGCGTCAGGTCCTCGCCCTCCGTCGCGCGTTCGATGTAATCCTGAAGCGTCATGTGGTGACCACCGATGTACTGGTTCGGTATACAATGTACAAATTCGTTCATCGGCTTAAGCGTGTCGGAGGTGAAGGGAGGCGGCGAGGAGACGCCAAATTCGTGCGGAACGGTGACGAATCTCGGTGTGAGTTCGAAGCACGGAATCGCCGTCTCGGTCCACCGTGCGGTTCTCGATCGGCGAAATCGGGAGACGGACATCCAATCCGAAACCTTCAATTACGTCCCCGGGATACGAACTAATGCGCTCAGACAGGGCGCGTCAGCACGCACGAACCGGACGGGTTGGTGGTCTAGTCTGGTTATGACACCTCCTTGACATGGAGGAGGCCGGCAGTTCAAATCTGCCCCAACCCATTTTCTGATTCCTCGCAACGACGAGCGAAGCGAGGAGTCCGTGGAATTGAAGACGGTACGGGAGATTTTGAACTCGGGAGCGACGCGAGCAGAGCGACCAAAGTTCAAATCTGCCCCAACCCACTCTCTTATACGTGATATCGGCTGTTTAGTCAATTCTCTTTCAACTAACCACTTCGAGAGTAGGGGGTGGTCGGCGTGAGCCGGACCGTCGAACTGGAGCCCCCCATCTGCGACTTCTGCGGGTGCTACATTACCGACCCGGACCAGCAGTGTCCGGCTCTCGACCACAGGCTCTCCTCGAACACGAGGGGACCTTGAAGAGTGAAATCGTGGTCCGAGCCAACATCCCCGGGCGCGTCTCGCCGCAGTAACGCTCCGCGTCTCTCCTCTCACTCGGACCCACACGCACTCTCCCGAAGCACCCCCACTCCTTCATCGACGTACACATTCGCGTCGGCGAAGGGGTGCGCTTCGACCCAAAACGTCTCCACCTTACCACAGAACCGGTATCGATGCCCGAGAAAGTGCTGGTCACCCATCTGCTCGCGCGGCGGGCCCACTCCCTCGGAGACGTGCCGGACACCCCGAATCTCGCGAATCGACACCTCGTCGTCGGCGCGGAAGTCCCCCCACCGCGTGTCGGCGGCGACGCCTCCGCCGGGGATTTTGAGCTGGTACTCCAGGGGGCCGTTGGCGGCAATCGTCACCGAATACGGCGTGGTGTCGCCGCAGACGGCCGTCACGTTCTCGTCGCCGGTGCGCTCGCCATTCACGTAGACGTGGACGTCGATATCGATATCTGAATCGGCATGCCCGCCCGCGCCACTCGCCGCCTCGGGGTCGGGCTGGACGTCGAGACACATCGGCGCGCCGCCACACCCGACCAAAAACCGGTCGCCCACGTAGATGGGCCCGCCCGCCGTCTCGGGGGTGAGTGTCTCGGTAACCCACTCGCCGACCGCTGTGTCCGCGACTCGGGCGGCCGTCTCATCGTCAGCGCGGAAGTCCCCGCCCGTCCGGTCGGCTTCGAGCGCGCCCGCGACGCTCAACGCGTAGTCGGTAGGCCCGTTCGCGGTAATCGTGAGCGTATGCAGGTCGCCCTCGTCCGTCGTCGCCGA includes:
- the trpG gene encoding anthranilate synthase component II, with amino-acid sequence MTLRLLVVDNYDSFTYNLVEYFSERRIDGDPVEVVVRKNTASIEEIRSLDPDAIVISPGPGHPKNDRDVGVTTEVLTTLSTEVPTLGVCLGLEAAVYAYGGTVGHAPEPIHGKAYPVDHDGRGVFAGLEQGFQAGRYHSLVATEVPDCFEVSATTDHEGVDLVMGIRHREYPIECVQFHPESVLTAVGHDVVANFLRTVVANRVVA
- a CDS encoding phosphatase PAP2 family protein produces the protein MSQTGVVGQEIGHTIRQLIPSELLPVFFVITFFGGVGFLLVAFTLDYWFLDAKRGAHSLGVAVAGAGLVVALKAFFGEPRPSVDVAAIPASGFAFPSGHATMSTVAYGLLAYDLRKSTWRVRFAAAAVVVSLISLSRVVLGVHYVRDVVAGVLFGSLFLLGGLSLTKHVPRKAFWLAAAVGTVALAVSGGSGDGLAVFGASVGGALTWELLDGYPSVGSRRGRAVLVVGVLPLLAVVGYVATRLSPPPVAVVILAGVVTSAILSAPKLVKRVA
- the trpD gene encoding anthranilate phosphoribosyltransferase; amino-acid sequence: MTLQDYIERATEGEDLTLEQSREAARLVFEDATEAQIGALLTALRSKGETESEIAGFAQGMRDAARTIEPDRKPLVDTCGTGGDDYNTINVSTTSAIVASGAGAAVAKHGNYSVSSSSGSADVLDVAGVNVEAEPPSVEEAIERDGIGFMLAPVFHPAMKAVIGPRKELGMRTLFNVLGPLTNPAGAQAQVVGVYDPDLVPLLARALSHMDVERALVVHGSGMDEIALHDETVVAEVDGDTIEEYTLSPVDIGLDSAPVEAVGGGTPQENAADLRGIVRGDVTGPKRDIILANAGAAVYVAGLADSIAEGVDVAAEAIDSDAAAAKLEDLRADADDADAESEVEA
- the trpE gene encoding anthranilate synthase component I, whose translation is MSDDPPSTVSLSRSREEFATLLDDRDDRVVAHLTADLPTASPLAAYAALSDRSDYGFLLESAEKTPSSDPDGAFAADGGADTDRHARYSFVGYDPEAVVTVGPDGTDVETLGGRAAEVVEEACSDARREDEASDDVLDHLRTALPNLPRAGFPEDERQRLRGGLVGFLAYEAVYDLWLEEVGVERPDSPVPDAEFVLTTRTVSFDHAEGTVRLVFTPVVGPDDDADAVYDELLSEARAVAETLAAAEEPETGGFVRSGETAGPQAEYEDAVRRTKQHVLDGDIYQGVVSRVRELRGSVDPMGLYEALREVNPSPYMYLLRHDDRVVVGASPETLVSVRGRRVVSNPIAGTCARGTSPVEDRRLAGEMLADAKERSEHTMLVDLARNDVRRVSEPGSVRVEEFMNVLKYSHVQHIESTVTGRLAAENDAFDATRATFPAGTLTGAPKVRAMEIIDELELTPRGVYGGGVGYYSWSGDADFAIVIRTATVRRGADEDTITVRAGAGIVADSDPTSEYEETEQKMRGVLAAVERIEREPDESAAAGGVPR
- a CDS encoding phosphoribosylanthranilate isomerase, translated to MVRVKVCGVTTESDLRAVDDAGADAVGVISEVTVDTPREVSLSRASTLFDAAPPFLTTTLVSMPSSATRAVELAAAASPDVLQLHGDFEADEFQRISAQTDARVVAVVDPDSSARARAIAHVVDGVLVDSVSDDGAGGTGETHDWAATAEVVETLNAPVTLAGGLTPDNVAEAVRTVRPYAVDVASGVEAEGGVKAHDAVRAFVRNATAAGDALERRDGRDEREEATS